The Inediibacterium massiliense genome includes the window ACTCCATATCTAGCAAGATTTTTCACAAGTCCAAATCCACCTTTTTTCTTAGCCGATGGAAATCTTGCAATGGTTACATCTGCTGTTCCTTCTAAAATAGGTAGCACCAATTTATCTGCTTCCATAGAACTTGCTCCTAAATCTCCATCTAAGAAGATGATAATCTTACTTTCATCTATTACCTTTTGTATTCCATAGGTAAGGGCAGCTCCTTTTCCTTGGTTTTTATGGAGACTATAAACTTCTGCTTTTGTATCCTTTACTACATTCACTGTTTGATCTATCGATCCATCATCTACAATTACAATTTTATCTATATATTGACACTTTTGAATTCCTTCAATGGTTTCTTTAATTTTATCTTCTTCGTTGTATGTTGGTACTAAAGCAGTAATCCACTGAGACACTTAATCATCTCCTATTCCTTTGTTTTAAATCCTTGCGGAATAAAACCTTCTGCTGTTTCTTTTTCCCCAAAATGGC containing:
- a CDS encoding glycosyltransferase family 2 protein, with the protein product MSQWITALVPTYNEEDKIKETIEGIQKCQYIDKIVIVDDGSIDQTVNVVKDTKAEVYSLHKNQGKGAALTYGIQKVIDESKIIIFLDGDLGASSMEADKLVLPILEGTADVTIARFPSAKKKGGFGLVKNLARYGVKHYTGHTIYTSLSGQRAFKSEVLKKLGPIPSDYGVEVGMTIDILNMGYKIKEVDVTMTHRETGRDLKGFIHRGKQFHQILSTLLKKNKEVKK